A window from Sulfurovum sp. TSL1 encodes these proteins:
- a CDS encoding molybdopterin oxidoreductase family protein, which translates to MTKKADNDYEIIDSVCAYCGVGCDIAAEVDTKENKIKKIFAHPDGATSEGKLCIKGTQGYDFVDAKERLRTPRIRKSFLEKNPEIKTAIAGSLTDLDDTWYETDLDAATTAGAMKLKGIQSQYGEKSVCSLGGARTSCESAYYFQKFTRYTLNSPHVDNCARVCHSPSLKGMRLTIGEGAASNPFDDIYKTEFMIVMGSNTTEAHPIVGNRMIKAAQKGTPIACFDVREIKLHKFSKYKAVTPHEANLLVLNMMAYTIITEELYHKDFIKNRTKNFEHFKESILNDPYANPEFFREVEGYEYLADMLPEIAREYATKKSLILWGLGITEHVDGSYAVMAIVHLALMTGNIGKDGAGVMPLRGQTNVQGACDMGMLPYYAPDYTAPKEVGLMTPQLVDGMLDGTIKGVLNIGEDLTHIHPNINKITKAFENLDLIFVQELFMTDIAERADIVVGVKSAYEKTGIYINAMRKVHLSTPLVKSDLPDDWEVIKLLDEKMGGGFDFETSEDIWNDVRKTATNRFSGASYEMLRANEKQGISWPITEEGGTPVLHREDFRTKDGIGAFRYHGYKLSGMIEEILNKALKGYHLTTGRIMAHYNNSAQTKYTENLMKKHKEDVLLVHESDSEDFPTERVILKTEYGQTNPLKVKFTDKVRPKTLYTTFHHVDSKLNNIFGDKSDELIMTAAFKSIQVDIIPVSA; encoded by the coding sequence GGTGCGACATCTGAAGGAAAACTTTGTATCAAAGGAACACAAGGATACGATTTTGTGGATGCAAAAGAGAGACTAAGAACACCCCGTATCCGTAAAAGCTTTTTAGAGAAGAACCCTGAGATCAAAACAGCGATCGCAGGTTCGCTCACCGATCTGGATGACACGTGGTATGAGACTGATCTGGATGCTGCTACCACTGCAGGGGCCATGAAGCTCAAAGGGATCCAATCCCAATATGGTGAAAAATCTGTCTGTTCACTCGGAGGAGCCAGAACTTCATGTGAGTCAGCGTATTATTTTCAAAAGTTCACACGCTATACCTTGAACTCTCCACACGTAGACAATTGTGCCAGAGTCTGTCACTCTCCTTCACTCAAGGGGATGAGACTTACCATCGGTGAGGGGGCGGCAAGTAACCCGTTTGATGATATCTACAAAACAGAATTTATGATCGTGATGGGTTCGAACACGACCGAGGCACACCCGATCGTCGGTAACCGTATGATCAAAGCGGCACAAAAGGGTACACCTATCGCATGTTTTGATGTGCGCGAGATCAAACTGCATAAATTCTCAAAATATAAAGCAGTCACTCCGCATGAAGCGAATCTGCTTGTGCTCAATATGATGGCATACACGATCATTACCGAAGAGTTGTATCATAAAGATTTTATCAAAAACAGAACAAAGAACTTTGAACACTTTAAAGAGAGCATTTTAAATGATCCCTATGCGAATCCTGAATTTTTCAGAGAAGTGGAAGGGTATGAGTATTTGGCAGATATGCTCCCGGAGATCGCGCGTGAGTATGCCACAAAGAAATCTCTTATTTTATGGGGACTTGGGATCACTGAACATGTAGATGGCTCTTACGCTGTTATGGCCATCGTTCACTTGGCACTGATGACCGGGAATATCGGTAAAGATGGTGCGGGTGTGATGCCGCTGCGCGGTCAGACCAACGTGCAAGGTGCCTGTGATATGGGTATGCTCCCCTACTATGCACCCGATTATACGGCGCCAAAAGAGGTGGGACTTATGACACCTCAGTTGGTCGATGGCATGCTTGACGGAACGATCAAGGGTGTGTTGAATATCGGTGAAGATCTCACGCATATCCATCCAAATATCAATAAGATCACAAAAGCATTTGAAAACCTGGACCTTATCTTCGTACAAGAGTTGTTCATGACAGACATCGCTGAACGTGCAGACATTGTAGTGGGGGTAAAGTCAGCCTATGAAAAAACAGGTATCTACATCAATGCAATGAGAAAGGTCCACCTTTCAACGCCACTCGTCAAGTCTGATCTTCCGGATGATTGGGAAGTGATCAAACTTCTTGATGAGAAAATGGGAGGGGGATTTGATTTTGAAACCTCTGAAGATATCTGGAACGATGTAAGAAAAACGGCAACAAACAGATTTAGCGGTGCCTCTTATGAAATGCTTAGAGCCAATGAAAAGCAGGGTATTTCGTGGCCGATCACCGAAGAGGGTGGTACACCGGTACTGCACAGAGAAGACTTTAGAACAAAAGATGGTATCGGGGCATTCAGATACCATGGGTACAAACTCTCAGGGATGATCGAAGAGATACTAAATAAAGCACTGAAGGGCTACCATTTAACGACAGGAAGAATCATGGCCCATTACAATAACTCTGCGCAAACAAAATATACAGAGAACCTCATGAAAAAACATAAAGAGGATGTTCTTTTAGTACATGAAAGCGACAGCGAAGATTTTCCAACAGAAAGGGTGATCCTCAAAACCGAGTATGGTCAGACCAATCCATTAAAGGTAAAATTCACAGATAAAGTGCGTCCGAAAACGCTCTATACCACGTTTCACCATGTGGATTCAAAACTCAATAACATTTTTGGTGACAAAAGTGATGAACTGATCATGACAGCGGCATTCAAATCGATTCAGGTCGATATTATTCCTGTAAGTGCGTAG
- the trxA gene encoding thioredoxin has protein sequence MAKYVDLTAENFDATIAEGVTMVDFWAPWCGPCRMIAPVIEELAEDFDGKATICKVNTDEQQDIAVKYGIRSIPAILFFKDGELVDQMVGAASKDAFAEKINAQL, from the coding sequence ATGGCAAAATATGTAGATTTAACAGCTGAAAATTTTGATGCGACTATCGCTGAAGGTGTAACAATGGTAGACTTTTGGGCTCCATGGTGTGGACCTTGTAGAATGATCGCACCAGTGATCGAAGAGCTTGCAGAAGATTTTGATGGGAAAGCGACTATCTGTAAAGTCAATACTGATGAGCAGCAAGATATCGCAGTAAAATATGGCATCAGATCTATTCCAGCGATCCTTTTCTTTAAAGACGGTGAGTTGGTAGACCAAATGGTAGGTGCAGCTTCGAAAGATGCATTTGCTGAAAAGATCAACGCACAACTGTAA
- a CDS encoding 2OG-Fe(II) oxygenase — MIQISTHIYCDPLFENIEIENRLLPSQYKAYPYLIIKNFFSQEACEELASLVQEDEETKRKAKVKKEVITGIVQADIVEAYRKTNIYKLDPFYQKYYDAQFSKYKPMIEAYFTIALTLSTDVQVLEYKKGFFYVKHADDSSEIIDKDEQTVGFKVVAPQRKLSTVLFATSHASKADEKGLSFSGGELMFNYLYDKGGEPVKIQPEAGDMIIFPSNPYFSHEVLPVEEGYRLTLVQWHDAM; from the coding sequence ATGATACAGATCAGTACCCATATCTATTGTGATCCTTTATTCGAGAATATAGAAATAGAAAATAGACTTTTACCCAGTCAATATAAAGCGTATCCCTATCTCATCATTAAAAACTTTTTTTCACAAGAGGCTTGTGAGGAACTGGCTTCTTTGGTACAGGAGGATGAGGAGACCAAGAGAAAAGCAAAAGTAAAAAAAGAGGTGATCACCGGTATTGTCCAAGCGGATATTGTAGAAGCGTACAGAAAGACCAATATTTATAAATTGGATCCTTTTTACCAGAAGTACTATGATGCGCAATTCAGTAAATATAAACCCATGATAGAAGCGTATTTTACTATTGCCTTGACGCTCTCAACCGATGTACAGGTACTCGAATACAAAAAAGGATTTTTCTATGTGAAGCATGCGGATGATTCCAGTGAGATCATTGATAAAGATGAACAGACCGTAGGATTTAAAGTGGTAGCACCGCAGCGAAAACTCTCAACCGTACTGTTCGCCACAAGCCACGCAAGTAAGGCGGATGAAAAGGGTCTAAGTTTTTCTGGCGGGGAATTGATGTTCAATTATCTCTATGATAAAGGCGGAGAACCTGTCAAGATCCAACCAGAGGCGGGAGACATGATCATTTTTCCAAGCAATCCCTATTTTTCGCATGAAGTATTGCCTGTTGAAGAGGGGTATAGACTGACTTTAGTGCAGTGGCATGATGCGATGTAG
- a CDS encoding ORF6N domain-containing protein produces the protein MITAIHHKIYTLRGKQIMPDFDLAELYQIETRVLNQAVKRNIERFPQDFMFQLKVEEFENLKSQFVTSSFEARQMRK, from the coding sequence ATGATAACAGCCATCCATCATAAAATATATACTTTACGTGGTAAGCAGATTATGCCGGACTTTGATCTAGCAGAGCTTTATCAGATTGAAACAAGAGTATTAAACCAAGCAGTTAAACGAAATATTGAAAGGTTTCCACAAGACTTTATGTTTCAATTGAAGGTAGAGGAGTTTGAAAACTTGAAATCACAATTTGTGACATCAAGTTTTGAAGCAAGACAGATGAGAAAGTGA
- the metE gene encoding 5-methyltetrahydropteroyltriglutamate--homocysteine S-methyltransferase: MSKNYVVGFPRIGEERELKKVLELFWAGKTDFNEVEKVALELKIRHWNYQKNSGIDFISSNDFSLYDNVLDTAIMLGAIPQRFKDLENEELYFSMARGNKDAVAMEMTKWFNTNYHYIVPELSPTDNYVLNATKVLNEYKEAKALGIKTKINLIGPITFLGLSKRVDRGDTYELFGKILPIYEALLAEIAKLDDTVTVQIDEPIFVKGVEPKVLSLIKPCYDALCSVANNINIIVTTYFEHSNEATRVLVHTPVWGLGLDFNHGEKNTESLDLVANSGKKLIAGVVDGRNIWKNNITQTTELLETISKYVAKDNIIVSTSCSLLHTPFTLKYEEKMDTEIKSWLSYAVEKLEEISLVSKVFFKSIALLNTEETVAYKANIEANKTRKNSARIHNKAIQRKVANFTKLEREGTYEERIRIQKEILGYKDLATTTIGSFPQTSEIRKARADFKKSAISKETYEAKMKDYIDTCISFQEECGLEVLVHGEPERNDMVEYFGEQLDGYGFSQNGWVQSYGSRCVKPPFIYGDISRPKPMTIEWMTYAQSKTDHIMKGMLTGPVTILNWSFVRDDMPRGEVSKQIAIVLSDEVDDLQKAGIKMIQVDEAAFKEGYPLRLENIQAYEEWAVRDFKISVSTANKETQIHTHMCYSEFNDIIRTIEAMDADVISIETARSGNELLKIFKEVGYKQEVGPGVYDIHSPRIPSVEEIVEQIKLLLEVLPKEQLWINPDCGLKTRKWEEVKPSLENMVKAVKIVREKL, translated from the coding sequence ATGTCAAAAAATTATGTAGTAGGATTCCCACGTATTGGGGAAGAAAGAGAATTAAAAAAAGTATTAGAACTTTTTTGGGCTGGTAAAACAGACTTTAACGAAGTAGAAAAAGTCGCACTAGAGTTAAAAATAAGACACTGGAACTATCAAAAGAATTCGGGTATTGATTTCATTTCATCAAATGACTTTTCTCTTTATGACAATGTACTGGACACTGCTATCATGCTAGGAGCGATACCACAAAGGTTTAAAGATTTAGAAAATGAAGAACTCTACTTTTCTATGGCTCGTGGAAATAAAGATGCTGTCGCTATGGAGATGACAAAGTGGTTTAATACCAACTATCACTATATCGTACCAGAGCTTTCTCCCACAGATAACTATGTACTCAATGCTACAAAAGTGTTAAATGAATATAAAGAAGCCAAGGCACTTGGCATCAAAACCAAGATCAACCTCATAGGACCCATCACTTTTTTAGGACTCTCAAAAAGAGTTGACAGAGGTGATACATATGAACTTTTTGGGAAAATCCTTCCAATTTACGAAGCACTATTGGCTGAAATTGCAAAGCTAGATGATACTGTAACCGTACAGATTGACGAACCTATCTTTGTAAAAGGTGTAGAGCCAAAAGTACTTAGTCTTATTAAGCCATGTTATGATGCTCTTTGTTCAGTCGCAAATAACATTAACATCATTGTAACAACCTACTTTGAACACTCAAATGAAGCAACAAGAGTACTGGTACATACACCTGTTTGGGGACTTGGCCTTGACTTTAACCATGGTGAAAAAAATACTGAAAGTTTAGACCTTGTAGCAAACAGCGGTAAAAAACTTATAGCAGGTGTTGTTGACGGAAGAAACATTTGGAAAAACAATATTACACAGACAACTGAACTTTTGGAAACTATTTCAAAATATGTGGCTAAAGATAACATAATTGTTTCAACCTCATGTTCACTGTTACATACACCATTTACGCTCAAATATGAAGAGAAAATGGATACTGAAATAAAAAGCTGGCTCTCTTACGCAGTTGAAAAACTGGAGGAAATCTCACTCGTCTCAAAAGTCTTTTTTAAAAGTATAGCGCTATTAAATACAGAAGAAACAGTAGCATATAAGGCGAACATAGAAGCGAACAAAACAAGAAAAAACTCTGCCCGTATTCACAATAAAGCGATACAAAGAAAAGTTGCTAACTTTACAAAACTCGAACGTGAAGGCACATATGAAGAGCGTATTAGAATCCAAAAAGAGATTTTAGGATACAAAGATTTAGCTACCACTACCATAGGTTCATTTCCTCAAACATCTGAGATAAGAAAAGCAAGAGCAGACTTTAAAAAATCTGCTATTTCAAAAGAAACATATGAAGCAAAGATGAAAGATTATATTGATACGTGTATCAGCTTTCAAGAGGAGTGTGGATTAGAAGTGTTAGTGCATGGTGAGCCAGAACGAAACGATATGGTCGAGTACTTTGGAGAGCAGTTAGACGGGTATGGCTTTAGTCAGAATGGATGGGTACAAAGCTACGGAAGCCGTTGTGTAAAGCCTCCATTTATTTATGGTGACATCAGCCGTCCAAAACCTATGACAATTGAGTGGATGACCTACGCACAAAGCAAAACAGATCATATCATGAAGGGAATGCTCACTGGCCCTGTCACGATACTCAACTGGTCATTTGTCAGAGATGACATGCCAAGAGGTGAAGTATCTAAACAGATAGCCATCGTATTAAGTGATGAAGTAGATGATTTACAAAAAGCAGGTATAAAGATGATTCAAGTAGATGAAGCGGCATTTAAAGAAGGTTACCCCCTACGATTAGAAAATATTCAAGCCTATGAAGAGTGGGCAGTGAGAGACTTTAAAATCTCTGTCAGCACAGCAAATAAAGAGACACAAATACACACGCATATGTGTTACTCAGAGTTTAATGACATCATACGTACGATAGAAGCAATGGATGCAGATGTAATATCTATAGAGACTGCACGTTCTGGGAATGAACTACTCAAGATTTTTAAAGAGGTAGGATACAAACAAGAGGTAGGACCAGGTGTATATGATATTCACTCGCCACGAATTCCATCAGTAGAAGAAATCGTAGAACAAATCAAACTTCTACTAGAAGTCTTACCAAAAGAACAACTATGGATTAATCCTGATTGTGGACTTAAGACACGTAAATGGGAAGAGGTAAAACCTAGTTTGGAAAATATGGTGAAGGCTGTAAAGATTGTAAGAGAAAAGTTATAA
- the hisIE gene encoding bifunctional phosphoribosyl-AMP cyclohydrolase/phosphoribosyl-ATP diphosphatase HisIE — translation MQIDWNKNPLIPAIAQDHENNEVLMLAYMNEEAYNLTLSTGYAHYFSRSKQRIWKKGESSNHTQEVKDVLLDCDADTVILKIKQNGVACHTGRKSCFFTSVMQDKVVLEQEVDTDAIYGVVDTLYHTILERKHAPAEAKSWTKKLLDDKALMLSKIREEADEVCVAINEESDEQVIYESADLLYHTLVGLGYRDISPDRVKQELARRFGLSGIEEKEGRKK, via the coding sequence ATGCAAATAGATTGGAATAAAAACCCCCTCATCCCTGCGATCGCTCAAGATCATGAGAACAATGAAGTGCTCATGCTCGCATACATGAATGAAGAAGCGTACAACCTTACACTCTCTACAGGATATGCCCACTACTTCAGCCGAAGCAAACAACGTATATGGAAAAAAGGTGAAAGTTCCAACCATACCCAAGAGGTCAAAGATGTGCTTCTTGACTGCGATGCAGATACTGTGATACTCAAGATAAAACAAAACGGCGTCGCCTGTCATACGGGACGTAAAAGCTGTTTCTTCACTTCTGTGATGCAAGACAAAGTGGTCTTGGAGCAAGAGGTAGATACGGACGCTATCTATGGTGTGGTCGATACACTCTACCACACCATATTAGAACGTAAACATGCCCCTGCGGAAGCAAAGTCATGGACGAAAAAACTTTTAGATGATAAAGCACTCATGCTCTCCAAGATCCGTGAAGAGGCAGATGAAGTATGTGTTGCGATCAATGAAGAGAGTGATGAACAGGTCATCTACGAATCTGCCGACCTTCTCTATCATACACTCGTAGGGCTGGGATATAGAGATATCTCTCCGGACAGGGTCAAACAGGAACTTGCAAGACGATTTGGATTAAGTGGCATAGAAGAGAAAGAGGGACGAAAAAAGTAG
- the trxB gene encoding thioredoxin-disulfide reductase: MLDCAIIGGGPAGLTAGLYTTRGGLKNVTLFETGMPGGQITQSSEIENYPGFFEHDKTGMDFMDTWQKQCFHFGLKHEMKKVERVAKTGEYFTVTLEGDEKVEAMTVIVCTGSTPKKAGVKGEDKYFGKGVSTCATCDGFFYKDKPVTVLGGGDTALEEAFYLSNICSDVYVVHRRDEFRTAPSTLDRVKRKENIHLITNAVIDEVLGDATGVTGVNIKHNDGTMTHMDNTGLFVFVGHNVNNAVLKDENGDFICEMNDCGQVIVDLRMRTSLEGLFAAGDIRIEAPKQVVSAAGDGSVAALQVISYIQEQQ; this comes from the coding sequence ATGTTAGACTGTGCAATCATCGGTGGAGGACCGGCCGGACTTACAGCCGGACTCTACACCACAAGAGGCGGGCTTAAAAATGTTACACTGTTTGAGACGGGTATGCCTGGCGGGCAGATCACACAGAGTTCTGAGATAGAGAACTACCCCGGATTCTTTGAACATGATAAAACAGGTATGGATTTTATGGACACGTGGCAAAAGCAGTGTTTTCACTTCGGTCTTAAACATGAGATGAAAAAAGTAGAACGTGTGGCAAAAACAGGTGAGTACTTTACCGTTACACTGGAAGGCGATGAAAAGGTTGAAGCGATGACCGTCATCGTTTGTACAGGTTCCACACCTAAAAAGGCCGGTGTCAAAGGCGAAGATAAATACTTTGGAAAAGGTGTGAGCACCTGTGCCACCTGTGACGGCTTTTTTTACAAAGACAAGCCTGTGACCGTACTTGGCGGAGGTGATACCGCACTTGAAGAGGCATTTTATCTCTCCAATATCTGCTCAGATGTCTACGTGGTACACCGGAGAGATGAATTTAGAACAGCACCTTCGACTTTAGACAGAGTGAAAAGAAAAGAGAATATACATCTGATCACCAATGCTGTCATCGACGAAGTGCTTGGAGATGCTACGGGTGTCACAGGGGTCAACATCAAGCATAATGACGGGACCATGACACATATGGACAATACAGGATTGTTCGTTTTTGTGGGACATAATGTCAACAACGCGGTACTGAAAGATGAGAACGGTGATTTCATCTGTGAGATGAATGACTGTGGACAGGTGATCGTGGATCTAAGGATGAGAACATCACTGGAAGGTCTTTTTGCGGCAGGAGATATACGCATAGAAGCACCCAAACAAGTGGTTTCAGCGGCAGGTGACGGTTCAGTAGCCGCACTTCAGGTAATTTCATATATACAGGAGCAACAGTAG
- a CDS encoding YraN family protein yields the protein MTREDPKKFGNESETLATRFLEQEGFVILERNYFARKLGEIDIIAKRDDVLHFIEVKSGKTDFDPVYNVTPSKLRKVINSAHYYLKTKKLDMPFSIDALIIRYREVEFIENVTL from the coding sequence ATGACAAGAGAAGATCCTAAAAAATTCGGTAATGAGAGCGAGACCTTGGCCACACGTTTTTTAGAACAGGAAGGTTTCGTGATCTTGGAGCGTAATTACTTTGCACGTAAACTTGGCGAGATAGATATTATCGCTAAAAGAGATGATGTCCTGCATTTTATCGAAGTGAAAAGCGGGAAAACAGACTTTGATCCAGTCTATAATGTGACACCTTCCAAACTGCGAAAAGTGATCAACTCTGCACACTATTACCTGAAAACAAAAAAATTAGATATGCCATTTTCGATCGATGCACTGATCATTCGCTATAGAGAAGTAGAATTTATAGAGAATGTTACGCTATAA
- a CDS encoding phytanoyl-CoA dioxygenase family protein: MRLSDEQLQQFHQNGFIVLRNFLPQEKCDAILDVAKAHLEHKIEPIETEIGYDERSKEYRTNVVDYSSGSNEAHMIVRRLRQVYERDVLFKEWMENADIRPVLQQILDDKVVITTAHHNSIMTKMPHYSRATAWHQDRRYWRYSDNNLVSVWLALDDEYSENGVLEFIPGSHVMQFKPEQFDAKEYFREDTKENVALIAQKVSTPLKKGDVIIFHSLLLHRANKNSTDKAKISFVYTVKGERTMAIEGTRSSQYPEIRLEEIE, from the coding sequence ATGAGACTCTCCGATGAGCAGCTGCAACAATTTCATCAAAATGGTTTTATCGTCTTAAGAAATTTTTTACCCCAGGAAAAATGTGACGCGATATTGGATGTCGCCAAAGCACATTTAGAACATAAAATTGAACCGATTGAAACAGAGATAGGGTATGATGAGAGATCCAAAGAGTATCGTACCAATGTCGTGGATTATAGCAGTGGATCCAATGAAGCGCATATGATCGTCCGCAGGTTACGGCAGGTGTATGAGAGAGATGTCCTTTTCAAAGAGTGGATGGAAAATGCCGATATCCGTCCTGTTCTGCAGCAGATACTGGATGACAAAGTGGTGATAACAACCGCCCATCATAACTCTATTATGACAAAAATGCCTCATTACAGCAGGGCAACGGCCTGGCATCAGGACAGAAGATATTGGCGCTATTCAGACAATAATCTGGTGAGTGTATGGTTGGCTTTGGATGATGAGTACAGTGAGAACGGTGTGCTTGAATTCATACCTGGAAGCCATGTGATGCAATTCAAGCCTGAGCAGTTTGATGCAAAAGAGTATTTTAGAGAAGACACGAAAGAGAATGTCGCGCTGATAGCACAAAAGGTCTCCACGCCACTTAAAAAAGGCGATGTGATCATCTTCCACTCTTTACTGCTGCATAGGGCAAACAAGAACAGTACCGATAAAGCCAAAATATCCTTTGTCTATACGGTAAAGGGAGAAAGGACGATGGCTATAGAAGGGACACGCTCTTCTCAATATCCAGAGATCCGACTGGAAGAAATAGAATAA
- the dapB gene encoding 4-hydroxy-tetrahydrodipicolinate reductase has protein sequence MAKVGIVGSTGRMGAHLIKNVLEHEVLELSVLHVFGELKTDVPSDVLVTNSMKTVLENCDVVIDFSAPAATQELCEEALKNPTPLVIATTGFTQHQQNLLTEASKEMPVLYASNMSAGIALLKQLVEQVAATLVDFDIEIVEQHHRHKVDAPSGTALTLGEFAAKGRGLDLDDVRISGRDGQIGARSKDEIAVMALRGGDIVGRHTVGFYNDGEFLELNHTATSRETFSKGAIRAAAWLVDQKSGLYSINDCLGI, from the coding sequence ATGGCAAAAGTCGGTATAGTAGGTAGTACAGGTAGAATGGGTGCACACCTGATCAAGAATGTTCTGGAGCATGAGGTATTGGAACTGAGTGTTTTACATGTATTTGGTGAATTAAAAACGGATGTGCCTTCTGATGTATTGGTGACCAACAGTATGAAAACAGTGCTTGAAAACTGTGATGTCGTGATAGATTTTTCAGCACCTGCAGCCACACAGGAACTTTGCGAAGAAGCATTAAAGAACCCTACACCACTGGTGATCGCAACCACAGGATTTACGCAACATCAGCAAAATCTTCTTACAGAAGCTTCAAAAGAAATGCCGGTACTTTATGCATCAAATATGTCAGCAGGTATCGCACTTTTAAAACAGTTGGTAGAGCAGGTGGCAGCTACACTGGTAGATTTTGATATCGAGATCGTGGAACAGCACCATAGACATAAAGTGGATGCGCCAAGCGGTACGGCCTTAACGTTGGGTGAATTCGCAGCAAAAGGCAGAGGTCTGGATCTTGATGATGTACGTATTTCCGGAAGAGATGGCCAGATCGGAGCAAGATCCAAAGACGAGATCGCCGTGATGGCGCTTCGTGGCGGTGATATTGTAGGTCGACATACGGTTGGTTTTTATAATGATGGGGAGTTCCTGGAACTCAACCATACAGCTACCAGTAGAGAGACTTTTTCAAAAGGTGCGATCCGTGCGGCAGCATGGCTTGTAGATCAAAAGAGTGGTCTTTACTCAATAAATGATTGTTTAGGAATTTAA
- the purF gene encoding amidophosphoribosyltransferase, protein MCAIVGVFGAKKASTVAYYSLFSMQHRGQEATGISAANGQRIMLYKKRGMVSDVFSQATLDKLDGGCAVGHNRYSTAGSESAGDAQPVFAKYKLGEISVVHNGNLINKHEVRNELIDRGAIFQTDMDTENIIHLIAKSQKDSLVDRIKDMLTKIEGAYCLAIQSRSKMFVIRDRFGIRPLSLGKLSDGGYIVASETCAFDLVGAEFIRDVEPGEMLIFEEGKEPVSEQVFEADFHPCAFEYIYFARPDSIIDGKNVYEMRLEMGKRLAREVPADVDLVLPVPDSGVAAAKGYADGLGIPFEMGIVRNHYVGRTFIEPTQEIRDLKVKLKLSPVKHLIEGKRVAIIDDSLVRGTTSKQIVRMLKEAGAKEVHMRIAAPEIKYPCRYGIDTPTKMELISTKFTPEEIAEKIDADSLGFLSIEGLKESLGTERNYSLVSFDGNYFAGGNADSPGCAGGC, encoded by the coding sequence ATGTGTGCAATAGTCGGTGTATTCGGTGCAAAAAAAGCTTCTACAGTAGCGTATTATTCGCTCTTCTCAATGCAACATCGTGGACAGGAAGCTACAGGTATTTCTGCAGCCAACGGTCAACGTATCATGTTGTATAAAAAACGCGGTATGGTATCAGATGTTTTTTCACAAGCAACACTTGATAAGTTAGATGGTGGATGTGCTGTAGGGCACAATCGTTACTCTACAGCAGGAAGTGAATCTGCCGGAGACGCACAGCCTGTATTTGCCAAGTACAAACTTGGAGAGATATCGGTCGTACACAATGGCAATCTTATCAATAAACATGAAGTAAGAAATGAACTGATAGACAGAGGTGCCATTTTTCAGACAGATATGGATACGGAAAACATTATTCACCTCATAGCAAAATCTCAAAAAGATTCTTTGGTGGATCGTATCAAGGACATGCTGACAAAGATAGAAGGGGCATACTGTTTGGCGATCCAAAGCCGCTCTAAAATGTTTGTGATCCGTGATCGTTTTGGTATTCGCCCTCTCAGTCTGGGTAAACTAAGCGACGGTGGATATATTGTCGCTTCTGAAACCTGTGCATTTGATCTGGTAGGTGCGGAGTTCATACGTGATGTAGAACCTGGAGAGATGCTTATCTTTGAAGAGGGGAAAGAACCTGTTTCGGAACAAGTCTTCGAAGCGGATTTCCACCCTTGTGCTTTTGAATATATCTACTTTGCCAGACCGGATTCTATTATCGACGGAAAAAATGTCTATGAAATGCGTTTAGAGATGGGGAAAAGACTTGCCAGAGAGGTACCTGCGGATGTGGATCTTGTACTTCCTGTACCAGATTCCGGTGTGGCTGCTGCCAAAGGTTACGCGGATGGTCTGGGTATCCCATTTGAGATGGGTATTGTACGTAATCACTATGTGGGACGTACATTTATCGAGCCGACGCAGGAGATACGTGACCTTAAGGTCAAACTGAAACTCTCTCCTGTCAAACACTTGATAGAAGGAAAAAGAGTAGCTATCATTGATGACTCATTGGTACGCGGTACGACCTCTAAACAGATCGTACGTATGCTTAAAGAAGCAGGTGCCAAAGAGGTACATATGCGTATTGCTGCGCCTGAGATCAAATATCCATGCCGTTATGGTATTGATACACCAACCAAAATGGAGTTGATCTCTACAAAGTTCACACCGGAAGAGATCGCAGAAAAAATTGACGCGGATTCACTAGGTTTCCTTTCTATTGAAGGGCTGAAAGAGTCACTTGGAACGGAAAGAAACTACTCTTTGGTGAGCTTTGACGGAAACTATTTTGCCGGCGGTAATGCAGATAGTCCAGGGTGTGCCGGAGGCTGCTAG